The DNA region TTTAGTGCTGGGTAGTTTAATTCcatgggcttttaaaaaaaaatttagttaccatatatgcaatctatcatttccctttttaatcacatttagatatatatttcagtgctgctaattatgttcgcagtattgtgctaccatcaccaccattcatcaccagaacatttccatcattccaaataggaacactgaacattttttttccattctctctaTCCCTATCTCATcccctggtaacatatattctagtttctaactctatgagtttgctgattctaattgtttcagatcagtgaaatcatacaatatttgttaatGATATCActtgtatcaggacttcattcctttttgcagctgaataatattctgtgtattattatttttttgtatactgtatgttaggggtcacatttcattctttctccatgtgactatcctgttattgaagcaccatttgttaaattttgcagggaaatgggggggtgggggtgggggggaaagtTCGGGTGGGGGAGTGCATGAGCccggaagcgaacctgggtctcccacatggcaggtaagaattctaccactggactacccttACATCTCctctatgtatttattcattcattcattggtggatgggacacttggattgctttcatcttttagcAATTCTGAATAAGgcttctgtgaacattggtgtgcaaattatgtttgagtccctgctttcaattctttgaggtatatacctacaagtgggattaccaggtcaCATGGTAGTTTTATAGTTCTTTCTGAAGAAaagccaaactgtcctccacagccgctacaccattttacattgccaccagcaatgaatgatctactccatttttaagttttattgaagtataattggCATACAATAAACTGCATTATTTAAACTACATTTAAAACTTAGTAAGTTTTTACGTATGTATACACcaatgaaaccatcaccacaatcaaaataAACATCCATCATGTCCCAAACTTTCCTCATTCCTCTTTTTGATTCCTTCCAAGGCCCCAATTCTCCACTGTCACTATtatttttgagcattttaaaCATCACCGTGGTAGTCTCTGGCTATGCTGAGAACAATCTGAGTGGTTCAGATTGCTCTCCATGTAccaactactgttttttttttttgttaggcTCTGTTTACAGTTGCATAGGATTTGAGTGGTCTGTCCACTTTAATTCTTAAATGGTTTAGGAAAAGTATTAGTATGACAAATTTTCTGCAagacaaaattaattcaaaataaaaattaggttACTGAGAGACAAATATGTATAAAATGGCTTTCTCGAGTTAGGTTATTGGTAAAAATGGGAATTACGGGATTTTAAAGGAGATTATAAGTTACATTAATATTTACTTTGGTCCTAGCATAAACTAATGCTGATGATGTTTGGTTGATTAATCCCCGCAACCATATAAGCAATAGGCATTATTTTCTATGTTTAAGCAGTCAGGGGACCTTTAAGTAGCCTCCTCCCTCCCTAACAGAATGTAACAAATAACACATAAAGTATGATTTTTCCTACTTGATGTTGCTTACACCTTATGCACCCCCCTTATTACTATTCTCTTGGCCTCTTAACCAGCAATCTTACTTTGCAGTCTACCATTACTTGCCAACTTGCTTGACTCACACAGCTAGGCTTTCCTAGTCTTAGTCTTCACCTTCTCTTGGGATAAGACATGATGATTCACTGTCTTCAGAGTGGATCTGCCCTTGCCTAGAGATAGCAGGGTAAATACAGTCTTCCTTTCAATGATAAGGAAACTAGGCTCAGAAAGGTTGAGTGACCTGAACAACATTACACAGCTGGGATTTATATCAGCTCTAATTTACTCCATTGTGACAAAAAAAAGTAAGGCACACCTATACATTTATCTCTGATGATACATTTTCTCCCTCTCAttactttatttcattcataACATCTCACAATTCATAATTATCTTTTTTGCATATTGTATCTCCCCTAGGAGATGTTAGTGTTGCCTAGGTATCTTAATCTGACATGTTCACAGCCATATCCCAGTGTCTGGAACATAAAAGTGCTCAATAGATACATTTGTCGAATGTAAAAACAATTACCATTTCCCCAATTTGTAAAatcctttttctttgattctgttCTTAAGGCTACAATACAATACAGTCATTTgcaaaaattttcccttttcatcaGGTATGTCATATATAAAGGCAGATACTTTCCATGATTAATGAAAATGGCCAATTCTTTAAGAGGAGAAGTACTGaatctttataaaaatgtaaGTAATTATGTTGCCAATTTTACAAATGACATTATATAATATGATTGTTTAGAAATAcataatctttctttttaagcTGCTGTATCTTGGAAGAGACTATCCAAAAGGAGCAGATTACTTTAAAAGGCGTCTGAAGAAtgttttccttaaaaacaaagaCGTGAAGGACCCAGAGAAGATCAAAGAACTTATTGCACGGGGTGAATTTGTAATGAAAGAGCTAGAAGCCTTATACTTTCTTAGGAAATACAGAGCTATGAAGCAACGCTATTACTCAGAAGTCAACAAAACTAATTGATTATTACTATAATTTGGCTGAAAGTCAATGCCAGCTGTTTATGTataccaaatataaaataattgacTCAATGGACAAGGTAtacatgtgtaaaaaaaaaaagatttgaactgCCTTACTAAACTAAAATTTATTCATATGAAGAGCTTCATCAGCAACTCTatcctaaatttttaaattaaaagtcatTTAACTATATGTATTTACCCACTAccaattataaatttattaatgAACACACCCTATTTTGGAATGAAAATATAcgaaaaattttctttcaatgtCATTAGGTTTTAGCCAGTTATTCTTAGCCGTTTCTCCATTTTACTGACAAGAGAATGTCATCTACTCTGTATTTAACCAAGCAAAATTTcttgaacatttattttcctgaacTTTTAAAGGAGTAACTTGTATCTGACCTAATATGGTACATTAATAGCTTATGTTTAAGGTTCACTACAAAACAAATGGCGCCTGATAGTGATTTAATTTCAATCATAGAAATAATAATATGTATGGAGTCAGACTGACTTGTGTGACTTTAAAATAGCCAGCCAGGGACTGGCATTAGATACACACCTATTCAGTTATTCCCATGATTAATTTTGCTGCTAGCTCCCTTTGGCCTTTAAAACAAATCACTTATATGTATCAGTTTAATTTCTTtggtaaaaagtaataaataatgtTATTCTGTTCTCTTGTCACAAAGACAGATTTGTTTTGCTTCTACCACTAAATGAGTTAACATGGCTATGGACCTAAAACCAAACATAGTTTTAAGTAAATGCTTAAAACCTTTTAAGTTCACAGCAACTCTCATAAATCAAGAATCTTTTTAACTTAcaatctgcaaaaaaaaaggattcacACGTATACTGTACTGCCCATGGCTTATAAAGTATTCGATATCAATAGCAAGGCAAATGTTTCAGATTCCCATCAAGAAATATACAGACTATCATAGTCACCATAACTAGTTTTATTACATTACAATAATCAGGAGCAGTACAGTTCATgacaaaaaatattacaaatttcaGATCACTTCACAGCACATACTcctataaacatttaaaagttaattttaattaagagtggccaattttaaatttaatgtttgaTATGACCAACATTCCTAGGTCAGCGCAACCAAATGATAAGAACAACTGGATCACACTGCATATgtcccacacacacaaaaaagcacaaTGTACAAAATGTGCATGTTTCCGTTTACACTAtacaaaaatagttaaaatacatTCCAGGTAAACATGTTACATTAAGAAATGGTACTAGTAAGAAATTGGcacacaaaggaaaaaagcaaaagtattttcaacatgaaaacacAAGATAGTGGAATTAGAAACTTTTGGAGAAAACGTGATCTATTTAGTTCTTGGGGTGAGAGAAAGGAATTTTCTGTAACTGACATTTCTgcagataacattttttttccccctgaactCATCTATCTAAGTTGCCTATCAACATCCCAAACAGGCACTTAAAACTCTTAAACTAAAACATGTATCTTAATGTAGTTATGATTATTCCTCAAGAACTGATGTGAACAtaactttagaaaaaaattttcattcagCAATTGCAACAAAGATAAGATACCAATGCTAATGCAAACTGTTATAATAATAGGGGAGAGGTAAAcaggaattctgtactttctgcataatttttgtgtaaacctacaatttctctaattaaaaaaataattttcatattctgACTGAATTTACACCTACCACCTATATGCAATTCAATTTCTCAATGCAGAATTCATGCTACCCAATATTAACATAGAAgttaaaaaatctttaatatgTAATTATTAAGAGACTAATTTTTGACAAATGGAATTGACTCCAGATAGTTTTTACTGACAacataaaagttaaatatatatatatatattgattggAAAATGGttagaaggaaaaagaactcATTGGAGTACAAATGAGATGAACTTGTGCAAACTGCAACTTAACATGCCTCATAAACTTTCTATATCTATTAGGACAAAATTGTGCAATGGTGGCAAAGGTGTTGAATAcctataaaagaaaattagattctAAATTCCTATGCAGTGTGACTCAGTTAAAATAGAACCAAGAATTCCTAATTGGGAATACCATTTAAATTATACTACATACTTCTGCTACATTCTTCTGTAACCAAGACTAtgtattttagcaattttttgaaCCTCAGTAAGTATTTTTATCTTTAAGGCTGTAATAATTATATAACATTTATCTTATTTCTAGGATTAACTCCCTTTTTTACAATCGCTACAAAAACAAACTTTTTGTCAAACCATTCAGCATTCACATAATAAAGGATAATAACCACTGCCTTACAAAAAATTGCCCAGCTACATAAAAAATTCAAGAGTCCTAAAAATCCCCTCAGTTATACACTGCAACTCTTGAACTATggccatttctttctcttgtgtaGAAACAAGAGGAAGTACTGCATAAACCTTGATCCCCTACCTAAACAGTGTTCCATAAATCTATAGTTTACTTAGCACATCATTTCAGAAATCATATTGATTTTTACAcagaaatttccttttctgtgaattaGTTCAGGCACCTGTTTATTTGTACccagataaaattattttagaattcagtaattttttaaaagtctattttaattAACAGAGACAAACTGGAATATTATATACTTgggaattttaatattattaactGATATACAATTTAAGATGTACAATAACTGGCTCTACAGAATCACAAAGttatgctaaattaaaaaaaatgtaatcacGTTTACTCCTTTATAACAATGACATAAAGTGATTTGTATAAAGTAGCTTGATTAAACAGTTGCAACTGAATTATACCAAAACAATTCCTTTAGAATTGGAAGAAACCTTACAGACCAAACCCTTTCTTTACAAAACTAAAGTATGCACTGGTGCTATCACTGAGTCATATGCCAAATGCCTCACTAAGATACTATAGACCACTATAGAAATGAGCACTATTTAAGAGCAGGGATTATATCCCTTGTTTGGGTATTCTATAATATCCCCAGTGCCTTGCATAGTGCCTGATATCTTGCAGGtacttaaatatttcttgaataaatgaatactgataaaaataagttttataaattaaattttaaactatttttcacTGTAAGAAGATTTTAATTATTAAACAATGGAATGTATCACTGTTA from Tamandua tetradactyla isolate mTamTet1 chromosome 7, mTamTet1.pri, whole genome shotgun sequence includes:
- the ETFRF1 gene encoding electron transfer flavoprotein regulatory factor 1, which produces MKMANSLRGEVLNLYKNLLYLGRDYPKGADYFKRRLKNVFLKNKDVKDPEKIKELIARGEFVMKELEALYFLRKYRAMKQRYYSEVNKTN